From Chryseobacterium sp. IHB B 17019, one genomic window encodes:
- a CDS encoding energy transducer TonB: MKIITLLCLIISNILFAQDSIAVTKIMEELQIPANKETYLLNEKRAVFLNGNEVFKQLIVKNFRQKVIQKIKENASCEITFIVETDGSMSNIKASGNNDLFNKETERAISKIKQKWIPGINNGQIVRSKFRLPLKVSFD, from the coding sequence ATGAAAATAATTACACTTTTATGTCTGATAATTAGCAATATTTTATTTGCCCAAGATTCTATTGCAGTAACAAAAATCATGGAAGAATTACAAATTCCAGCAAACAAGGAAACCTATCTTTTAAACGAAAAAAGAGCTGTATTTTTAAACGGAAATGAGGTATTTAAACAATTAATTGTAAAAAATTTCAGACAGAAAGTAATTCAAAAAATTAAAGAGAATGCATCATGTGAAATTACTTTCATAGTAGAGACTGATGGATCAATGAGTAACATTAAAGCTTCAGGAAATAATGATTTATTCAATAAAGAAACAGAAAGAGCCATTTCTAAAATAAAACAAAAATGGATTCCCGGTATTAATAATGGACAAATTGTTCGATCGAAATTTAGATTACCTTTAAAAGTAAGTTTTGACTAA
- a CDS encoding TlpA family protein disulfide reductase yields MKNLIKILFLLLTFTVTKAQQTKVPSIKYEELEKRIQQEKDKLLVVNFWSTTCAPCVKELPDFMEVNNKYVDNQRFKMILVSLDRLVDMERVIKFIKNKNLTAEVILLDDIKRMNTWIPRFEKNWDGNIPVTIFYKNGEKIHFNDGEMSKENLENTIVKNLP; encoded by the coding sequence ATGAAGAATTTAATCAAAATACTATTCCTATTGTTGACTTTTACGGTCACAAAGGCACAGCAGACAAAAGTTCCTTCTATAAAATATGAAGAACTTGAAAAAAGAATTCAGCAGGAAAAAGATAAATTGCTTGTCGTGAATTTCTGGTCGACAACTTGTGCACCATGTGTAAAGGAGTTGCCTGATTTTATGGAGGTTAATAATAAGTATGTTGATAATCAGAGATTTAAAATGATTTTAGTTTCCCTGGACAGATTGGTGGACATGGAAAGGGTTATTAAATTCATTAAAAATAAAAACCTCACCGCCGAAGTTATACTGCTAGATGACATCAAAAGAATGAACACCTGGATTCCACGTTTTGAGAAGAATTGGGACGGAAATATTCCCGTGACAATCTTTTATAAAAATGGCGAAAAAATTCATTTCAATGACGGCGAAATGAGTAAAGAAAATCTGGAAAATACGATTGTAAAAAATTTACCTTAA
- the mutS gene encoding DNA mismatch repair protein MutS codes for MAKATKKETPLMTQYNTIKAKYPDALLLFRVGDFYETFGQDAIKTSQILGIVLTKRANGEGHIELAGFPHHSVDSYLPKLVRAGMRVAICDQLEDPKTVKGIVKRGVTELVTPGVTFNDQVLNSKKNNFLLSLHKEKEKFGIALVDISTGEFLVSEGNLEKLLHIVGTFDPSEIIYQRSVQLPEQLKNKSAFKLEDWAYQYNFAYEKLTNHFKTNSLKGFGVENQPLAITAAGAIFAYLVEDTHHNLLSHITKLQVIPQEDYLMMDNFTLRNLEIVYPSNPQGKSLLDIIDKTSTPMGGRLLRRRIILPLKSVNEINRRLSLIDFLNENDHLKYEICQLLKSISDLDRLMGKLAAEKISPKELGYLRQSLINIHTIKALLHPHADVLAWLEPLYDQDELIKCLQNHLNDELPVNLAKGNVIKEGISEELDRLRGLQSKGRGFLDEMCQREIERTGITSLKIDFNNVFGYFIEVRNTHKDKVPSDWVRKQTLVNAERYITEELKEYENQILGAEEKIGVLENELYRNVCSETMIYIDQIQENSNIIAQLDVAVGLSELAVSESYTKPVLNESFAIDLKEARHPIIENALPLGEKYIPNDIFLDKDTQQIIMVTGPNMAGKSAILRQTAIVCLMAQIGSFVPAKHAEIGILDKIFTRVGATDNISAGESTFMVEMNEAANILNNISERSLILLDEIGRGTSTYDGVSIAWAIAEYLHQHPTQAKTLFATHYHELNEMTVNFERVKNFHVSIQENKGNIIFLRKLIPGGSEHSFGIHVAKLAGMPSKVVNRANEILKTLEASRAQSGSSESIKRVTEENMQLSFFQLDDPVLENIREELTKIDINTLTPIEALMKLNSIKKMIGG; via the coding sequence ATGGCAAAGGCGACGAAGAAAGAGACCCCGTTAATGACGCAGTACAATACCATCAAGGCGAAATACCCGGATGCACTTTTACTATTCAGGGTGGGAGATTTTTATGAAACTTTTGGGCAGGATGCAATTAAAACATCACAGATTTTAGGAATTGTCCTTACGAAAAGAGCGAATGGGGAAGGGCACATCGAATTAGCTGGATTTCCGCACCACTCCGTAGATTCTTACTTGCCAAAACTGGTAAGAGCAGGAATGAGAGTTGCCATTTGTGACCAATTGGAAGATCCAAAAACTGTTAAAGGAATTGTAAAAAGAGGAGTGACAGAATTGGTGACCCCCGGAGTTACCTTCAATGACCAGGTCTTAAATTCAAAAAAGAATAATTTCCTTCTTTCGCTTCATAAGGAAAAAGAGAAATTCGGGATTGCTCTGGTGGATATTTCTACGGGAGAATTCCTGGTGAGTGAAGGGAATTTGGAAAAATTGCTTCACATCGTCGGTACTTTTGATCCGAGTGAAATTATTTACCAGAGAAGTGTTCAGCTTCCGGAGCAGCTTAAAAATAAAAGTGCTTTCAAGCTCGAAGACTGGGCATATCAATACAATTTTGCCTACGAAAAACTTACGAATCATTTTAAAACCAATTCCTTAAAAGGTTTCGGAGTTGAAAACCAACCGTTAGCGATTACCGCAGCGGGAGCTATTTTTGCTTATTTAGTTGAGGACACGCATCATAATTTACTTTCACACATCACCAAGCTTCAGGTGATTCCGCAGGAAGATTATCTGATGATGGATAATTTTACCTTGAGAAACCTTGAAATCGTCTATCCAAGCAATCCACAGGGAAAATCTTTATTGGATATTATCGATAAAACTTCTACTCCAATGGGCGGAAGATTGTTGAGGAGAAGAATTATTTTACCTTTAAAATCCGTCAATGAAATCAACAGAAGACTTTCTTTGATTGATTTTTTAAACGAAAACGATCATCTTAAATATGAAATCTGCCAGTTATTAAAATCCATTTCGGATTTAGATCGATTGATGGGAAAACTGGCGGCAGAAAAGATCTCACCGAAAGAATTAGGTTATCTCCGTCAGAGCTTAATTAATATTCATACAATTAAGGCCCTACTACATCCTCACGCCGATGTTTTGGCTTGGCTTGAGCCTTTATATGATCAGGATGAACTGATAAAATGTCTTCAAAACCATTTGAACGATGAACTTCCTGTAAATCTTGCAAAAGGAAATGTAATTAAAGAAGGAATTTCTGAAGAGCTGGACAGATTGAGAGGACTTCAGTCTAAAGGCCGTGGCTTCCTGGACGAAATGTGTCAGAGGGAAATCGAAAGAACAGGAATCACAAGTCTTAAAATTGATTTTAATAATGTTTTCGGATATTTCATTGAAGTTCGAAATACGCATAAAGACAAAGTTCCGAGTGACTGGGTGAGAAAACAAACCCTTGTAAATGCAGAAAGATACATTACCGAGGAGCTGAAAGAATATGAAAACCAGATTCTTGGAGCGGAAGAAAAAATAGGAGTTTTAGAAAACGAACTGTACAGAAATGTCTGTTCTGAAACGATGATTTATATTGACCAGATTCAGGAAAATTCAAATATTATTGCGCAGCTTGATGTTGCAGTCGGGTTATCGGAACTCGCTGTTTCTGAAAGCTATACGAAACCGGTTTTAAACGAAAGTTTTGCGATCGATTTAAAAGAAGCCAGGCACCCGATCATAGAAAATGCACTTCCGCTAGGAGAAAAATATATCCCGAATGATATTTTCTTAGATAAAGATACTCAACAGATTATCATGGTTACCGGACCGAACATGGCGGGTAAATCTGCTATTCTTCGGCAGACCGCAATTGTTTGTTTAATGGCTCAGATCGGAAGCTTTGTGCCCGCAAAACATGCGGAAATCGGGATTTTAGATAAAATTTTTACAAGAGTAGGAGCCACGGATAATATTTCTGCCGGTGAATCAACTTTCATGGTAGAAATGAATGAAGCGGCGAATATTTTAAATAATATTTCAGAAAGAAGCTTAATTCTATTAGACGAAATAGGCCGTGGAACTTCCACCTACGACGGTGTTTCTATTGCCTGGGCGATCGCAGAATATCTTCACCAGCATCCAACTCAAGCGAAAACATTATTCGCAACCCACTATCACGAGCTTAACGAAATGACAGTGAATTTTGAGCGTGTGAAAAACTTCCACGTTTCCATTCAGGAGAATAAGGGAAATATTATCTTTTTAAGAAAATTAATTCCCGGAGGAAGTGAGCACAGTTTCGGTATTCATGTGGCAAAATTGGCTGGAATGCCTTCAAAAGTGGTCAACAGAGCCAATGAAATTCTTAAAACGCTAGAAGCAAGCCGAGCTCAGAGCGGTTCCTCCGAAAGCATCAAAAGAGTTACCGAAGAAAATATGCAGTTGTCTTTCTTCCAGTTGGATGATCCTGTTTTGGAAAATATTCGTGAAGAATTGACAAAAATTGATATCAATACCTTGACGCCGATAGAAGCTTTAATGAAGCTGAATTCTATTAAAAAAATGATTGGTGGATAA
- a CDS encoding thioredoxin family protein, whose protein sequence is MKNLKILITAVIVGLGLLSFTTGTDHNGPQKENKSSAKGYEIGDEATDFKLKNVDGKMVSLNDFKSAKGFIVIFTCNHCPYAKKYEDRIIELDKKYKSQGYPVIAINPNDPAVQPEDSYQKMIERAKQKGFTFPYLMDEGQKIFPQYGATKTPHVFLIQKEGGKNIVKYIGAIDNNYENPNDVSEYYVQDAVNSLIKNEPIKMTKTVAIGCTVKVKK, encoded by the coding sequence ATGAAAAATTTAAAAATTTTAATAACAGCTGTTATAGTCGGGCTTGGATTACTAAGTTTCACAACAGGAACAGATCATAACGGACCTCAAAAAGAGAATAAATCTTCTGCAAAAGGCTACGAAATCGGAGATGAAGCAACGGATTTCAAACTAAAAAATGTTGATGGAAAAATGGTTTCCCTAAACGATTTCAAATCTGCAAAAGGCTTTATTGTGATTTTTACCTGCAACCATTGTCCTTACGCAAAAAAATATGAAGACAGAATTATAGAATTAGACAAGAAATATAAGTCTCAAGGCTATCCCGTAATTGCTATCAACCCCAATGATCCGGCTGTACAACCTGAAGACAGCTACCAGAAAATGATTGAAAGGGCAAAACAAAAAGGCTTTACATTCCCATATTTAATGGATGAAGGGCAGAAGATTTTTCCTCAGTATGGAGCAACAAAAACACCTCATGTTTTTCTTATACAAAAAGAAGGTGGGAAAAATATCGTGAAATACATTGGTGCCATCGACAATAACTACGAAAACCCAAATGATGTTTCAGAATATTATGTTCAGGACGCCGTAAATTCCCTGATTAAAAATGAGCCGATAAAAATGACAAAAACAGTCGCCATCGGATGTACGGTGAAAGTAAAGAAATAA
- a CDS encoding energy transducer TonB has product MKKIILFLGLFLSVSVFAQEFSSVTQLPDYAVLKTKMKLDDVVTKADTAPEFPGGMDTFKRKFAESMDVIDVKSSKINTRVYFIIEKTGYVRYVTATGDDKKHSQAAEVAVRRLFVKWKPATINGEPVRYMYTFPLTLKKY; this is encoded by the coding sequence ATGAAGAAAATAATACTTTTTTTAGGTCTTTTTTTAAGTGTTTCAGTTTTTGCTCAGGAATTCAGCAGCGTGACACAACTTCCGGATTATGCCGTTTTAAAAACAAAAATGAAGCTGGATGATGTTGTCACCAAAGCAGATACGGCTCCTGAATTTCCCGGCGGAATGGATACTTTTAAGAGAAAATTTGCAGAAAGTATGGACGTTATCGATGTAAAATCAAGCAAGATTAATACAAGAGTTTATTTTATTATTGAAAAAACGGGATATGTAAGATATGTCACCGCAACCGGGGACGACAAAAAACATTCTCAAGCCGCAGAAGTTGCTGTGAGAAGGCTGTTTGTAAAATGGAAACCTGCGACAATCAATGGAGAACCGGTTCGCTATATGTATACTTTTCCTTTAACTTTGAAGAAATATTAA